The Setaria italica strain Yugu1 chromosome IX, Setaria_italica_v2.0, whole genome shotgun sequence genome has a window encoding:
- the LOC101781078 gene encoding putative serine/threonine-protein kinase isoform X2: protein MGGSVGCLGGGSKSGQNQNGQAVAASSPRSGAGNNVRVFSLNELKTATRNFHMMNCIGRGGFGAVYKGNLKDGTQIAIKKLAAESKQGISEFLTEINVISNVKHPNLVKLLGCCVEGNNRLLVYEYAENNSLANALLGPKSKCIPLDWQKRAAICIGTASGLAFLHEEAQPRIVHRDIKASNILLDKKLLPKIGDFGLAKLFPDAITHISTRVAGTMGYLAPEYALLGQLTKKADIYSFGVLLLEVISGESSSKSTWGPDMHVLVEWTWKLREEGRLLEIVDPDLEKYPEEQMLRFIKVALLCTQATSQQRPSMKQVVNMLSNRIEIDLQNVVPPGVLKEPRQRTGGFGGLTLDTSSSQSTKCNPAESYSTQTNMNTGQFSTTEVSPR from the exons ATGGGAGGTTCGGTCGGGTGCTTGGGAGGCGGCTCCAAGTCGGGGCAAAATCAGAATGGTCAGGCCGTCGCGGCCTCATCTCCTCGTTCAG GAGCTGGAAATAATGTGCGAGTCTTCTCTCTAAATGAGTTGAAGACTGCCACACGAAATTTTCACATGATGAATTGCATTGGCCGTGGAGGTTTCGGAGCAGTGTATAAG GGAAACCTGAAAGATGGCACTCAAATTGCAATAAAGAAGCTTGCAGCTGAGTCAAAACAAGGAATTAGCGAATTCTTGACAGAGATTAATGTCATATCAAACGTCAAGCACCCAAACCTTGTCAAGCTACTTGGTTGCTGCGTTGAAGGGAATAACAGACTATTGGTGTACGAGTATGCGGAGAATAACAGTTTGGCAAATGCTTTGCTTG GACCAAAGAGTAAATGTATTCCATTGGACTGGCAGAAAAGAGCTGCTATCTGTATTGGAACTGCTTCTGGCCTTGCTTTTCTTCATGAGGAAGCACAACCACGCATTGTCCACCGTGATATCAAGGCTAGCAACATTTTACTTGATAAAAAACTGCTGCCTAAAATCGGAGATTTTGGGCTGGCCAAGCTTTTTCCTGATGCTATCACTCACATTAGCACACGCGTCGCAGGAACAAT GGGATATTTAGCACCAGAGTATGCCTTATTGGGACAATTAACCAAGAAAGCAGatatatatagttttggggTGCTTCTTCTTGAAGTGATAAGCGGTGAAAGCAGCAGCAAGTCGACTTGGGGGCCTGATATGCATGTCCTTGTGGAATGG ACATGGAAGCTGCGGGAAGAAGGAAGACTCTTGGAAATTGTTGATCCAGATCTGGAAAAGTACCCAGAGGAGCAAATGCTTCGTTTCATCAAGGTAGCACTGCTGTGTACACAAGCCACGTCCCAGCAGAGGCCATCCATGAAGCAGGTTGTCAATATGCTATCTAATCGAATAGAGATCGATCTGCAAAATGTCGTTCCACCAGGTGTGCTGAAAGAACCTCGCCAGCGTACTGGTGGCTTTGGGGGTTTGACACTAGACACATCCTCAAGCCAAAGCACCAAATGCAATCCAGCTGAATCTTACAGCACACAGACCAACATGAATACCGGTCAATTTAGTACAACTGAAGTATCCCCAAGGTGA
- the LOC101782546 gene encoding ASC1-like protein 3, producing MVAIRGAEAVSVALLFSFAFICARFLLDRLVYKPLAVYLFNTKASKLMNDEARQAKIVKFSESIWKLTYYASVQAWVLMIMKQEPWSLDRMQYFDGWPNQPVARTLMLFYMCQCGFYIYSIGALVAWETRRKDFAVMMSHHVITSILIGVSFLTGFFRIGTIILALHDASDVFLETAKLCKYTEKELGASLFFGLFAISWLLLRLIYFPFWIIKSSSYHSIAFFMKLDEFPTALYYIFNTMLLTLLVFHVYWGKLICMMIMRQLNNKGQVTDDVRSDSEDDE from the exons atggtggcgatccgcggcgcggaggcggtgtCCGTCGCgctcctcttctccttcgcctTCATCTGCGCCCGCTTCCTGCTCGACCGCCTCGTCTACAAG cCATTGGCAGTTTATCTTTTCAATACCAAAGCTTCTAAGTTGATGAATGATGAGGCCAGGCAAGCAAAGATTGTCAAGTTCTCAGAGTCCATTTGGAAACTTACATACTATGCTTCTGTTCAAGCATGGGTCCTCATGATAATGAAGCAGGAACCATGGTCCTTGGATAGGATGCAATACTTTGATGGCTGGCCGAATCAACCCGTTGC GAGAACCTTGATGCTTTTCTACATGTGCCAGTGTGGATTTTATATCTACAGCATTGGTGCTCTTGTTGCTTGGGAAACCCGCAGAAAAGATTTTGCTGTTATGATGTCTCATCATGTAATAACATCTATTCTAATTGGAGTTTCATTCCTGACCGG ATTTTTCCGAATCGGGACCATCATTCTCGCTCTGCATGATGCAAGTGATGTGTTTCTTGAGACTGCCAAATTATGCAAGTACACAGAAAAAGAGCTGGGCGCTAGCTTGTTTTTCGGTCTCTTTGCTATCTCCTGGCTCCTGTTGCGTCTGATTTACTTTCCATTTTGGATAATCAAAAGCTCTAG CTACCATTCCATCGCATTCTTTATGAAGCTGGATGAATTCCCAACAGCTCTTTACTACATTTTCAACACGATGCTTCTCACATTGCTTGTGTTCCATGTGTACTGGGGGAAACTCATATGCATGATGATAATGAGACAATTGAATAATAAAGGACAGGTTACAGATGATGTTCGATCTG ATTCCGAGGACGACGAGTAA
- the LOC101780676 gene encoding anthranilate synthase alpha subunit 2, chloroplastic: MESLAAASVFSPSRVAAPAAGALVRAGAVVSAGMRRRSGRSGGMRCRAVTPLASAVMSRGAVAAKAAEEEKRRFFEAAARGSGKSNLVPMWECIVSDHLTPVLAYRCLVPEDNVDAPSFLFESVEQGPQGTTNVGRYSMVGAHPVMEIVAKEHKVTIMDHEKGQVTEQVVDDPMQVPRNMMEGWHPQQIDELPESFTGGWVGFFSYDTVRYVEKKKLPFSGAPQDDRNLPDVHLGLYDDVLVFDNVEKKVYVIHWVNVDRHASIEAAYQDGRSRLDQLLSKVHNSNVPTLSPGFVKLHTRQFGTPLNKSTMTSDEYKNAVMQAKEHIMAGDIFQIVLSQRFERRTYANPFEVYRALRIVNPSPYMAYVQARGCVLVASSPEILTRVSKGKIINRPLAGTVRRGKTEKEDQMQEQQLLSDEKQCAEHIMLVDLGRNDVGKVSKPGSVKVEKLMNIERYSHVMHISSTVSGQLDDRLQSWDALRAALPVGTVSGAPKVKAMELIDELEVTRRGPYSGGLGGISFDGNMQIALALRTIVFSTAPSHNTMYSYKAADRRREWVAHLQAGAGIVADSSPDDEQRECENKAAALARAIDLAESAFVDKE, encoded by the exons ATGGAATCCCTAGCCGCCGCCTCCGTGTTCTCCCCCTCccgcgtcgccgccccggcggcgggggccctGGTTCGGGCGGGGGCGGTGGTGTCGGccgggatgaggaggaggagcggcaggagcggcggcatGAGGTGCCGCGCCGTGACGCCGCTGGCGAGCGCGGTGATGAGCAggggcgccgtggcggcgaaggcggcggaggaggagaagaggcgGTTcttcgaggcggcggcgcgggggagcggGAAGAGCAACCTGGTGCCCATGTGGGAGTGCATCGTGTCCGACCACCTCACCCCCGTGCTCGCCTACCGCTGCCTCGTCCCGGAGGACAACGTCGACGCCCCCAGCTTCCTCTTCGAGTCCGTCGAGCAGGGACCTCAGGGCACCACCAACGTC GGCCGCTACAGCATGGTGGGAGCCCACCCGGTGATGGAGATAGTGGCCAAGGAGCACAAGGTCACGATCATGGACCACGAGAAGGGCCAGGTGACGGAGCAGGTCGTGGACGATCCTATGCAGGTGCCCAGGAACATGATGGAGGGATGGCACCCACAGCAGATCGACGAGCTCCCTGAATCCTTCACAG GCGGATGGGTTGGGTTCTTTTCCTATGATACGGTTCGTTATGTTGAGAAGAAGAAGCTGCCATTCTCTGGTGCTCCCCAGGACGACAGGAATCTTCCTGATGTGCATTTGGGGCTCTACGATGATGTTCTTGTCTTCGATAATGTTGAGAAG AAAGTGTATGTCATCCATTGGGTAAATGTGGACCGGCACGCATCAATTGAGGCAGCGTACCAAGATGGCAGATCTCGGCTGGACCAGTTGCTGTCCAAAGTGCACAATTCTAACGT CCCCACGCTCTCTCCAGGATTTGTGAAGCTGCACACCCGCCAGTTTGGTACACCGTTGAACAAGTCAACCATGACAAGTGATGAGTACAAGAATGCTGTTATGCAGGCTAAGGAGCATATTATGGCTGGGGACATCTTCCAGATCGTTTTGAGTCAGAGGTTTGAGAGGAGAACATATGCCAACCCATTTGAGGTTTATCGAGCTTTACGAATAGTGAACCCTAGCCCATACATGGCGTATGTACAG GCAAGAGGCTGTGTCCTAGTTGCATCTAGCCCTGAAATTCTTACACGAGTCAGTAAG gGGAAGATTATTAATCGGCCACTAGCTGGAACTGTTCGAAGGGGCAAGACAGAGAAGGAAGATCAAATGCAAGAGCAACAACTATTAAGTGATGAAAAACAGTGTGCTGAGCACATTATGCTTGTAGACTTGGGGAGGAATGATGTTGGCAAG GTCTCCAAACCTGGATCAGTAAAGGTGGAAAAGTTAATGAACATTGAGCGATACTCCCATGTTATGCACATCAGCTCCACG GTTAGTGGACAGTTGGATGATCGTCTCCAGAGCTGGGATGCCCTGAGAGCTGCATTGCCTGTGGGAACAGTCAGTGGTGCACCAAAG GTGAAAGCCATGGAGTTGATAGACGAGTTGGAAGTCACAAGGCGAGGACCATATAGTGGTGGTTTAGGAGGGATATCATTTGATGGCAACATGCAAATCGCACTTGCTCTCCGAACCATTGTATTCTCAACGGCACCAAGCCACAACACGATGTACTCATACAAAGCTGCTGATAGGCGTCGGGAGTGGGTTGCTCATCTTCAGGCTGGAGCGGGCATTGTTGCTGACAGTAGCCCAGATGATGAACAGCGCGAATGCGAGAATAAGGCTGCAGCATTAGCTCGGGCTATCGATCTTGCGGAGTCAGCTTTTGTAGACAAGGAATAG
- the LOC101781078 gene encoding putative serine/threonine-protein kinase isoform X1: protein MGGSVGCLGGGSKSGQNQNGQAVAASSPRSGRVLSGAGNNVRVFSLNELKTATRNFHMMNCIGRGGFGAVYKGNLKDGTQIAIKKLAAESKQGISEFLTEINVISNVKHPNLVKLLGCCVEGNNRLLVYEYAENNSLANALLGPKSKCIPLDWQKRAAICIGTASGLAFLHEEAQPRIVHRDIKASNILLDKKLLPKIGDFGLAKLFPDAITHISTRVAGTMGYLAPEYALLGQLTKKADIYSFGVLLLEVISGESSSKSTWGPDMHVLVEWTWKLREEGRLLEIVDPDLEKYPEEQMLRFIKVALLCTQATSQQRPSMKQVVNMLSNRIEIDLQNVVPPGVLKEPRQRTGGFGGLTLDTSSSQSTKCNPAESYSTQTNMNTGQFSTTEVSPR from the exons ATGGGAGGTTCGGTCGGGTGCTTGGGAGGCGGCTCCAAGTCGGGGCAAAATCAGAATGGTCAGGCCGTCGCGGCCTCATCTCCTCGTTCAG GTCGTGTATTATCAGGAGCTGGAAATAATGTGCGAGTCTTCTCTCTAAATGAGTTGAAGACTGCCACACGAAATTTTCACATGATGAATTGCATTGGCCGTGGAGGTTTCGGAGCAGTGTATAAG GGAAACCTGAAAGATGGCACTCAAATTGCAATAAAGAAGCTTGCAGCTGAGTCAAAACAAGGAATTAGCGAATTCTTGACAGAGATTAATGTCATATCAAACGTCAAGCACCCAAACCTTGTCAAGCTACTTGGTTGCTGCGTTGAAGGGAATAACAGACTATTGGTGTACGAGTATGCGGAGAATAACAGTTTGGCAAATGCTTTGCTTG GACCAAAGAGTAAATGTATTCCATTGGACTGGCAGAAAAGAGCTGCTATCTGTATTGGAACTGCTTCTGGCCTTGCTTTTCTTCATGAGGAAGCACAACCACGCATTGTCCACCGTGATATCAAGGCTAGCAACATTTTACTTGATAAAAAACTGCTGCCTAAAATCGGAGATTTTGGGCTGGCCAAGCTTTTTCCTGATGCTATCACTCACATTAGCACACGCGTCGCAGGAACAAT GGGATATTTAGCACCAGAGTATGCCTTATTGGGACAATTAACCAAGAAAGCAGatatatatagttttggggTGCTTCTTCTTGAAGTGATAAGCGGTGAAAGCAGCAGCAAGTCGACTTGGGGGCCTGATATGCATGTCCTTGTGGAATGG ACATGGAAGCTGCGGGAAGAAGGAAGACTCTTGGAAATTGTTGATCCAGATCTGGAAAAGTACCCAGAGGAGCAAATGCTTCGTTTCATCAAGGTAGCACTGCTGTGTACACAAGCCACGTCCCAGCAGAGGCCATCCATGAAGCAGGTTGTCAATATGCTATCTAATCGAATAGAGATCGATCTGCAAAATGTCGTTCCACCAGGTGTGCTGAAAGAACCTCGCCAGCGTACTGGTGGCTTTGGGGGTTTGACACTAGACACATCCTCAAGCCAAAGCACCAAATGCAATCCAGCTGAATCTTACAGCACACAGACCAACATGAATACCGGTCAATTTAGTACAACTGAAGTATCCCCAAGGTGA
- the LOC101783225 gene encoding uncharacterized TPR repeat-containing protein At1g05150: protein MALSASAAASAGRGSRAEKVRRIFERFDANGDGGLDRDEMAALVVAVNPRVKFSDDQISAILDEVFRTYAEFILPDGRGLSLPGLLRTYDDGAGDVDRDFLALSLPAVDSDASSPEIAPGDAATPSSPPSGAAVAASLLDDHVKPLGAGGGAPPSVSSRAAAAAAPAWATSPNHGIAFDSSWGLLDDLEILVKRLRSKQQRKGSIDGSVGGGAGNSNFDSFSEAGWSREISGAVDSASSAAPWDETSRDYLTFVKELAVLRTRADASRSREEAFDNHMVIGRALSEHRLFRDALASFRRACELQPTDVRPHFRAGNCLYALGRHAEAKEEYLLALEAAEAGGSQSADILPQIHVNLGIAMEAEGMVLGACEHYREAAILCPSHARALKLLGSALFGVGEYRAAEKALEEAIFLKPDYADAHCDLGSALHAVGDDDRAIQEFQKAIDLKPGHVDALYNLGGLNMDAGRFVRAAEMYTRVLSIRPNHWRAQLNKAVALLGQGESEEAKKALKEAFKMTQRVEVYDAISHLKTLQKKKPKLSKGKDDGQGEQAYVVVEASKFKRVGRKTTLRQDLANALDIRAFERMAKLGHCDVELLRKEMNETDVPVSYSGTGIPEKSIRKAALEVILRRLLSFLKPDTFQGAIKAINERILSVLDAPGSGRVDLGMFFAIIAPICSGPVERRKRVVFDALLWRPASEGSNGQIRRSDALTYIKLLRAVYIPTHGASDMLEMHGESDPTMVSYTEFLEMFNDPDWGFGILSTLVKLEESDHIRHGHHTCSICRYPIIGSRFKETKHSFSLCNRCYSEGKVPSAFKLEEYRFKEYGNESEALIDKCMCFNLHSKKLETDA from the coding sequence ATGGCGCTgtccgcgtcggcggcggcgtcggccggCCGGGGGTCGCGGGCGGAGAAGGTCAGGAGGATCTTCGAGCGCTTCGACGCCAACGGGGACGGCGGGCTCGACCGGGACGAGATGGccgcgctcgtcgtcgccgtcaaCCCGCGGGTCAAGTTCAGCGACGACCAGATCTCCGCCATCCTCGACGAGGTGTTCCGCACTTACGCCGAGTTCATCCTCCCCGACGGCAGGGGACTCTCGCTCCCGGGGCTGCTCCGCACCTACGACGACGGCGCGGGCGACGTCGACCGCGACTTCCTCGCGCTCTCCCTGCCCGCCGTCGACTCGGACGCCTCCTCCCCGGAGATCGCCCCGGGGGACGCCGCgaccccctcctccccgccctcGGGGGCGGCCGTAGCCGCGTCGCTGCTCGACGACCACGTCAAGCCGctcggcgctggcggcggtgccCCGCCGTCGGtcagctcccgcgccgccgccgccgccgcgccggcgtggGCGACCTCGCCCAACCACGGCATCGCCTTCGATTCCTCGTGGGGGCTCCTCGACGACCTGGAGATACTCGTCAAGCGCCTCCGCTCGAAGCAGCAGCGGAAGGGCTCCATCGACGggagcgtcggcggcggcgccggcaacaGCAACTTCGACTCTTTCTCCGAGGCCGGGTGGTCCAGAGAGATCTCTGGCGCGGTTGATTCGGCATCCAGCGCCGCGCCGTGGGACGAGACGAGCCGCGACTACCTCACCTTCGTCAAGGAACTCGCCGTGCTACGAACGCGCGCCGACGCCTCGCGCTCGCGCGAGGAGGCCTTCGACAACCACATGGTCATCGGCCGGGCGCTTTCTGAGCACCGCCTCTTCCGGGACGCCCTAGCCAGCTTCCGCCGCGCCTGCGAGCTGCAGCCCACTGACGTCCGTCCCCACTTCCGCGCGGGGAACTGCCTGTACGCCCTCGGCCGCCACGCAGAGGCCAAGGAGGAGTACCTCCTTGCCCTTGAGGCCGCGGAGGCAGGCGGCTCCCAGTCCGCGGACATCCTCCCACAGATCCATGTCAATCTTGGCATTGCCATGGAAGCCGAGGGGATGGTACTCGGTGCCTGTGAGCACTACAGAGAGGCAGCTATACTGTGTCCATCTCATGCCCGGGCGCTCAAGCTCCTGGGGAGTGCGCTTTTTGGCGTTGGGGAGTACCGCGCAGCAGagaaggcgctggaggaggCCATCTTCTTGAAGCCAGACTATGCTGATGCACACTGTGACCTTGGGTCAGCCCTGCATGCGGTTGGGGATGATGACCGTGCTATTCAGGAGTtccagaaggcaatcgatctcAAACCTGGGCATGTTGATGCCCTATACAATCTTGGTGGATTGAACATGGATGCAGGTCGTTTTGTAAGGGCTGCGGAGATGTATACTCGTGTGCTGAGCATCCGGCCAAACCATTGGAGGGCACAGCTAAATAAGGCAGTGGCTTTGCTTGGGCAAGGGGAGTCTGAGGAGGCTAAGAAGGCACTCAAGGAGGCATTTAAGATGACGCAAAGGGTGGAAGTGTATGATGCCATCTCTCATCTGAAGACACTGCAAAAGAAGAAGCCAAAGCTGTCCAAAGGAAAGGATGATGGGCAAGGGGAGCAGGCTTATGTTGTTGTGGAGGCATCCAAGTTCAAGAGGGTTGGCAGGAAGACTACCTTGCGGCAGGACTTAGCCAATGCCTTAGATATAAGGGCCTTCGAAAGGATGGCAAAGCTAGGCCATTGTGATGTGGAGCTTCTTAGAAAAGAGATGAATGAGACCGATGTCCCTGTTTCTTACTCAGGCACCGGCATCCCTGAGAAGTCAATACGGAAAGCAGCTCTTGAGGTTATTCTCCGCAGGCTCCTCTCTTTTCTCAAGCCAGATACCTTTCAGGGTGCTATCAAGGCAATCAATGAAAGAATTCTCTCAGTCCTTGATGCCCCTGGCTCTGGTCGGGTTGATCTTGGAATGTTTTTCGCCATCATTGCTCCAATCTGTTCTGGCCCTGTGGAAAGGCGCAAGCGTGTCGTCTTTGATGCACTTCTTTGGCGCCCTGCTAGCGAAGGCAGCAATGGCCAGATTAGGAGGAGCGATGCGCTTACTTACATTAAGCTTCTTCGTGCTGTTTATATACCCACCCATGGGGCTAGTGACATGCTCGAAATGCACGGGGAGTCTGACCCTACCATGGTATCATACACAGAGTTCCTAGAGATGTTCAATGACCCAGATTGGGGATTTGGGATCCTCAGCACTTTGGTGAAGCTTGAAGAGAGTGATCACATACGTCACGGCCACCACACATGCTCCATCTGCCGGTACCCTATCATTGGATCACGATTCAAGGAAACAAAACACTCGTTCAGCCTGTGTAACCGGTGCTACAGCGAAGGGAAGGTTCCATCAGCATTCAAGTTGGAGGAGTACAGGTTCAAAGAATACGGTAACGAATCTGAGGCCCTCATCGATAAGTGCATGTGCTTCAATTTGCATTCTAAGAAGTTGGAAACTGATGCTTGA
- the LOC101780280 gene encoding uncharacterized protein LOC101780280, translating to MAGGSGSSLLRGFLSLFFLLFIHIGHAGCCFSSGSAARAREEDEAEDADADGKVGGAGGGSNKRRKISPLIFSPAASSSAATNDSVRARRRHVSSVAASLRLYLHRIFSSSGARDATVAGREEEEAVTTTVSSPLARSLPPQPSASVVLSTPSSPCASSSPFMSPLSVRSLSATPVPSSPQKLLQASRQSSRSFAARGDVFPCKVCGEVLARPQLLELHQAMRHSLSELTDLDSSTNIIRMIFLAGWKPGVGAGAGEAPIVVRRVLRIHHNPRALARFEEYRDLVRARAARRCAGEGGAAAAAVEERCVADGNERLRFHCSTMLCSLGGGGACGSPYCCVCSTLRHGFAGKQADVDGIATYASAWAAHASLPDDVEREFAFLQVRRAMLVCRVVAGRVGRGADDDKVAYDSMVPVRGVGGGRATGGDDVELLVFNPRAVLPCFVILYSS from the coding sequence atggcgggcggcagcggcagctcgCTGCTGCGTGGCTTCCTgtcgctcttcttcctcctcttcatccacATTGGCCACGCCGGCTGCTGCTTCTCCTCTGGGTCTGCCGCGCGGGCACGGGAGGAGGACGAAGCTgaggacgccgacgccgatggGAAAgtgggcggcgccggaggtgggAGCAACAAGAGGAGGAAGATATCGCCGTTGATTTTCTCCccggccgcgtcgtcgtctGCCGCTACCAACGATAGTGTCAGAGCCCGGCGCAGGCACGTGTCGTCGGTCGCCGCCAGCCTCCGGTTATACCTCCACCGCATCTTCTCTTCATCCGGGGCCAGGGATGCCACCGTTgcgggaagggaggaggaggaggcggtgaccACCACCGTGTCCTCACCTCTCGCCCGGTCCCTGCCGCCCCAGCCCTCGGCGTCGGTGGTGCTGTccacgccgtcgtcgccgtgcGCGTCGTCTTCTCCGTTCATGTCGCCGCTCTCAGTGCGCTCCCTCAGCGCCACCCCCGTCCCGTCCTCGCCGCAGAAGCTGCTGCAGGCCAGCAGGCAGTCGTCGCGGTCGTTCGCCGCCCGCGGCGACGTGTTCCCCTGCAAGGTGTGCGGCGAGGTGCTGGCACGGCCGCAGCTGCTGGAGCTCCACCAGGCGATGAGGCACTCGTTGTCGGAGCTCACCGACCTGGACTCCAGCACGAACATCATCCGCATGATCTTCCTCGCCGGGTGGAAgcccggcgtcggcgccggcgccggcgaggcccccATCGTCGTCCGCCGCGTCCTCAGGATCCACCACAACCCCCGTGCGCTGGCCCGCTTCGAGGAGTACCGCGACCTcgtccgcgcgcgcgccgcccggcgctgcgccggcgagggcggcgccgccgccgccgccgtggaggagcGGTGCGTCGCGGACGGGAACGAGCGCCTGCGCTTCCACTGCTCCACCATGCTCTGCtccctgggcggcggcggcgcgtgcgggaGCCCCTACTGCTGCGTGTGCAGCACCCTGCGGCACGGGTTCGCGGGGAAGCAGGCCGACGTGGACGGCATCGCCACCTACGCCTCCGCGTGGGCCGCGCACGCCTCCCTCCCCGACGACGTGGAGCGCGAGTTCGCGTTCCTCCAGGTGCGCCGCGCCATGCTGGTGTGCCGCGTCGTGGCCGGGCgcgtcggccgcggcgccgacgacgacaaGGTGGCCTACGACTCCATGGTGCCCgtgcgcggcgtcggcggtggcaGAGCCACCGGCGGGGACGACGTCGAGCTGCTGGTGTTCAACCCCAGAGCCGTGCTCCCGTGCTTCGTCATCCTCTACAGCAGCTAG
- the LOC101759618 gene encoding BTB/POZ domain-containing protein At3g09030, which produces MGTVGGGGKSGTVKQLNVGGKLFSLEASSLSLSLSLDSPSPTPTFVDRDPALLSAVLAAIRAPSSAAPAFPARVLLDEAHFYGLHAQLLAALSPPPLRGFSVSLASTLSPASEPFPTAFAPHHDGSLCLAHGAGQVTYYSPALDHLSTFRTHLHRITSLQQLPPGLVVLGSASAPGLHVYDYLEGRHVASVQWSDPTDTRCSKAKVVAIAACPADAADKNSPILATFECPHRENCILVVDPVTLKPMQEIGRQSGSAAKSSTPCRVVHLPAPGLVFASFVSSGAFGYSGYMRLWDIRSGNVVWETSEPGGAGRSSRFGDPFADADVDVKQQAIYKVCSKSGDVAVADLRSLGNDPWAYMSSGPRGSGGGYGSVLHCHQSQVFVSRKDGLEVWSRLGEQLHDTGDFAEQSGTKEGPRSEGIDESFYRSCYVDTEEDAKRGMIQMMAGGGDRLFLTRENMQGVEVWETSHLAGAVSL; this is translated from the coding sequence ATGGGaaccgtcggcggcggcggcaagagcGGCACAGTGAAGCAGCTCAACGTGGGGGGCAAGCTCTTCTCGCTGGAGGCAAGCTCCCTTTCCCTCTCCCTGTCTCTCGATTCCCCTTCCCCCACCCCAACCTTCGTGGACCGCGACCCAGCCCTCCTatccgccgtcctcgccgccatcCGCGCCccgtcctccgccgcgcccgccttCCCCGCGCGCGTCCTCCTCGACGAGGCCCACTTCTACGGCCTCCACGCGCAGCTCCTCGCTGCGctctctccgccgccgctccgcggCTTCTCCGTCTCCCTCGcctccaccctctcccccgcctCCGAGCCGTTCCCCACCGCCTTCGCGCCGCACCACGACGGGTCCCTCTGCCTTGCCCACGGCGCCGGGCAGGTCACCTATTACTCCCCGGCGCTGGATCACCTCTCCACCTTCCGGACCCACCTCCACCGGATCACCTCACTCCAGCAACTGCCCCCCGGCCTTGTCGTCCTCGGGTCCGCCTCCGCTCCAGGGCTGCACGTGTACGACTACCTCGAAGGCCGGCATGTCGCCTCCGTTCAGTGGTCGGATCCCACTGACACTCGCTGCAGCAAGGCGAAGGTCGTCGCCATTGCTGCCTGTCCTGCTGATGCTGCCGATAAGAATTCACCCATCTTGGCAACATTTGAGTGCCCTCATCGGGAGAACTGCATCCTGGTGGTTGACCCTGTAACACTGAAGCCAATGCAGGAGATTGGCCGGCAGAGTGGTAGTGCGGCAAAGTCATCGACACCATGTCGAGTGGTGCACCTGCCGGCACCTGGGCTGGTGTTTGCATCATTTGTGAGTTCTGGGGCATTCGGCTACTCTGGCTACATGAGGCTGTGGGATATTCGGTCTGGGAATGTGGTGTGGGAGACAAGCGAACCAGGGGGAGCTGGAAGAAGCAGTAGGTTTGGGGATCCATTTGCAGATGCAGATGTGGATGTCAAGCAGCAGGCAATTTACAAGGTTTGTTCAAAATCAGGAGATGTTGCAGTGGCAGACCTGAGATCCCTTGGTAACGACCCTTGGGCGTATATGTCATCAGGACCAAGAGGGAGTGGAGGAGGCTATGGCAGTGTTCTGCATTGCCATCAGTCTCAAGTATTTGTCAGTCGGAAGGATGGACTGGAGGTTTGGTCCCGATTGGGAGAACAGCTTCACGACACAGGCGACTTCGCAGAGCAATCAGGAACAAAGGAAGGACCCAGAAGTGAAGGAATCGATGAAAGCTTTTATAGGAGTTGCTATGTGGACACGGAAGAGGACGCTAAACGTGGAATGATACAGATGATGGCAGGGGGTGGAGATCGCTTGTTTCTGACAAGAGAAAATATGCAAGGTGTGGAAGTGTGGGAGACGTCCCACCTTGCTGGTGCTGTTTCTCTCTGA